From the genome of Sulfitobacter sp. DSM 110093, one region includes:
- a CDS encoding penicillin-binding protein 2 — MIRTPLRPLARILDAREKGENPDAIERENKRIRHEQMRDKARMRAEGRLLVLGVCFLCAFTVIGGRMGLLAMSEPSEPRGHAPGAVISASRADITDRNGNLLATNFETHALYAQPRHMIDPEAAAKKLVKVFPDLKEERLIKDFTGKRKFLWIKKKISPEQMQAVHDIGDPGLLFAPRDMRLYPNGSLAAHVLGGASYGKEGVHAAEVIGVAGAEKYFDDYLRDPANGAKPLELSLDLTVQAASERVLYGGMKLMNAKGATSILMDVHTGEVISVASLPDFDPNNRPRPLTQGDASDSPLFNRSVQGVYELGSTFKIFAAAQAVELGLFNADTIIDTSGPMKVGGFRIGEFRNKNYGKLSVADIIVHSSNRGTGRMALEIGIERQQEFLKSLGFFEPTPFEIVEASGGKPLLPSRWTELSSVTISYGHGLSSTPMHLAAGYAAIANGGRVVKPTLLKQSAPQLGPRVMSEATAAQARNMLRKVVTDGTASFAEVPGYQIAGKTGTADKPKPTGGYYDDKVINTFASIFPINDPKYVLIVTLDEPVETSGPKPRRTAGWTAVPVAAEMVRRIAPLLGLRPAVEPVNNAVLTLTSSN, encoded by the coding sequence ATGATCCGCACCCCGCTTCGCCCACTGGCCCGCATTCTTGATGCCCGCGAAAAGGGCGAAAACCCCGACGCGATCGAGCGTGAGAACAAGCGCATCCGCCATGAGCAGATGCGCGACAAAGCCCGTATGCGCGCCGAGGGGCGGCTTTTGGTGCTGGGTGTCTGTTTCCTCTGTGCCTTCACCGTGATCGGCGGGCGCATGGGTCTGCTGGCGATGTCAGAGCCGTCAGAGCCGCGTGGCCATGCACCGGGGGCTGTCATTTCGGCCTCCCGCGCCGACATCACCGACCGCAACGGCAACCTTCTGGCCACCAATTTTGAGACTCACGCACTCTACGCGCAGCCGCGTCACATGATCGACCCCGAAGCGGCAGCGAAGAAGCTGGTCAAAGTCTTTCCTGACCTCAAGGAAGAGCGTCTGATAAAGGACTTCACGGGCAAGCGTAAGTTTCTGTGGATCAAAAAGAAAATCAGCCCAGAGCAGATGCAGGCCGTGCATGATATCGGCGATCCGGGCCTTTTGTTTGCACCGCGCGACATGCGCCTCTATCCCAACGGCTCGCTGGCCGCACATGTGCTCGGCGGGGCGAGCTATGGCAAGGAAGGCGTCCACGCCGCCGAGGTGATCGGCGTCGCGGGGGCCGAGAAATATTTCGACGATTACCTGCGCGATCCGGCCAATGGCGCGAAACCGCTGGAGTTGTCGCTTGACCTGACCGTGCAAGCGGCATCTGAGCGGGTGCTCTACGGCGGCATGAAGCTGATGAACGCCAAAGGCGCCACCAGCATTCTAATGGATGTGCACACTGGCGAAGTGATCTCTGTCGCGTCGCTGCCTGATTTCGACCCCAACAACCGCCCCCGTCCGCTGACCCAAGGCGATGCCTCCGACAGCCCGCTGTTCAACCGGTCGGTGCAGGGGGTTTACGAGCTCGGCTCGACCTTCAAGATCTTCGCGGCAGCTCAGGCGGTGGAGTTGGGCCTGTTCAACGCCGACACGATCATCGACACCTCCGGCCCGATGAAGGTCGGCGGTTTCCGCATCGGTGAATTCCGCAACAAGAACTACGGCAAGCTGAGCGTCGCGGACATTATCGTGCATTCCTCGAACCGGGGCACAGGCCGCATGGCGCTGGAAATCGGGATCGAGCGGCAGCAAGAGTTCCTCAAAAGCCTTGGTTTCTTTGAACCTACCCCCTTCGAGATCGTCGAAGCTTCAGGCGGGAAGCCGCTGTTGCCGAGCCGCTGGACCGAATTGTCGAGCGTCACGATCTCCTATGGTCACGGGTTGTCGAGCACGCCGATGCACCTTGCCGCGGGCTATGCAGCCATCGCCAATGGCGGGCGCGTGGTGAAGCCCACGCTGCTGAAACAATCCGCCCCCCAACTCGGCCCCCGCGTCATGTCGGAAGCGACCGCAGCACAGGCCCGCAATATGCTGCGCAAGGTGGTGACCGATGGCACGGCCAGCTTTGCCGAAGTGCCCGGCTATCAGATCGCAGGCAAAACCGGCACGGCGGACAAGCCCAAGCCTACTGGTGGCTATTACGACGACAAGGTGATCAACACTTTCGCCAGCATTTTCCCGATCAATGATCCCAAATATGTGTTGATCGTCACGCTGGATGAACCGGTCGAAACCTCTGGCCCGAAACCACGCCGCACGGCGGGTTGGACAGCCGTGCCCGTGGCCGCCGAGATGGTCCGCCGCATCGCGCCATTGCTGGGCCTGCGCCCCGCTGTTGAACCGGTGAACAACGCTGTGCTAACGCTGACCAGCAGCAACTGA